The proteins below come from a single Eucalyptus grandis isolate ANBG69807.140 chromosome 3, ASM1654582v1, whole genome shotgun sequence genomic window:
- the LOC104437180 gene encoding glutamate receptor 2.1 isoform X1: MIPSRTSIDAEKLLFLALSLFTIVSTFRDGPRIAMAQSSNNNNAQTIPVNVGVVLDLETWRGQMGLSCINMSLSDFYSSNPSYKTRLILNVRDSKQDEIAAAAAALDLIKNKQVQAIIGPQGSVQADFIIDLGNKSHVPIISFSATSPSLSSIRSPYFIRAAQNDSSQVNAISAVVQAFGWKEAVLIYVDDEFGEGVIPSLTDALEEVDTRVSYRSLIPPSATDDQILGELYKLMTMQTRVFIVHMSTTLGSRLFAKAKEIGMMNEGYVWILTNGITNRLNSMDSSVVAGSMQGVLGIKTYVPDTQNLDNFTVKFQKDNPSVLNPKLNIFGYWAYDAAWALAMAIEEMGAANFTFQALNASTNATDLDTIGVSQNGQKLLQKLANTTFAGLTGNFGLVNGQLESLAFQIVNINGNAARGIGFWTQENGLLRDLNSSNIGKYSTSKSNLGPIIWPGDSTSFPRGWEIPTNGKRLKILVPVKDGFKQFVTVTPVPSTNTSKVTGYCIDIFRAVIEKLPYDVAYDLIPFASPNGSSNGSYDDMINQVYNQNYDAVVADTTIIANRSSYVEFTLPYTQSGVSMLVPYKNNKSKNAWVFLKPLTWDLWLTIGCFFVFIALVVWILEHQINEDFRGPASHQVGTSFWFSFSTMVFAQRESVSSNLARFVVIVWVFVVLILTQSYTASLSSLLVVQNLQPTVTNVDQLLKSGEKVGYLYGSFVHGMLKQMKFDDSRLISYQSPEECDALLSNGSANGGIAAAIDEVPYITLVLSQYCNKYTMIPTFKTAGFGFVFRKGSPLVSDISRAILNVTEGPEMKAIENGWLTPKTSCLETANSISSNSLSLDSFWGLFLIAGVAAVLALLIFMVMFVKRNWHIVTSSSGSMREKIVALGRRFYQRDLNSHTFRKARFRDRNMEDGANEIAAVEIIEHTNFPPSPSSDSSQIDVVLINEQGAPYTEQGLPNHVFEGCPELAINTEPTNVNKEM, encoded by the exons ATGATTCCTTCAAGGACCTCGATCGATGCTGAAAAGCTCCTCTTTTTGGCTCTCTCCCTTTTCACGATCGTCTCTACCTTCAGAGATGGCCCTCGCATCGCAATGGCACAGAGCAGTAACAACAACAATGCCCAAACAATCCCAGTGAACGTTGGGGTTGTTCTTGATCTGGAAACATGGAGGGGGCAGATGGGATTGAGCTGCATTAACATGTCTCTCTCTGACTTCTATAGTTCAAACCCTTCCTACAAGACCAGGCTCATCCTCAACGTTAGAGACTCCAAACAAGATGAGATTGCCGCCGCTGctgcag CACTTGATTTGATAAAGAATAAGCAAGTCCAAGCCATAATAGGCCCTCAAGGTTCAGTACAAGCAGACTTCATCATTGACCTTGGAAACAAATCTCATGTGCCCATCATCTCTTTTTCCGCTACTAGTCCGTCCCTCAGTTCGATTCGGAGTCCATACTTCATTCGAGCCGCACAAAATGACTCGTCCCAAGTGAATGCCATAAGCGCGGTCGTGCAAGCCTTTGGCTGGAAAGAAGCTGTCCTCATATATGTGGACGACGAGTTCGGAGAAGGCGTCATACCTTCTCTTACTGATGCTTTGGAAGAAGTCGACACGCGAGTGTCCTATAGGAGCCTCATACCTCCTTCGGCCACGGACGATCAAATCCTAGGAGAACTCTACAAGTTAATGACGATGCAAACGAGGGTCTTCATCGTGCACATGTCAACTACCCTTGGTTCTCGACTATTTGCCAAAGCAAAAGAGATAGGAATGATGAACGAAGGTTATGTGTGGATCTTGACTAATGGAATTACTAACCGATTGAATTCGATGGATTCGTCTGTTGTCGCCGGTTCGATGCAAGGAGTACTGGGCATCAAGACTTATGTCCCGGACACGCAAAACCTAGACAACTTTACGGTGAAATTCCAAAAAGACAACCCATCCGTCCTTAATCCTAAGCTGAACATTTTCGGATACTGGGCTTATGATGCTGCTTGGGCTCTGGCAATGGCTATCGAGGAAATGGGTGCTGCAAATTTTACCTTCCAAGCGTTAAACGCTTCGACAAATGCGACGGATCTTGACACTATTGGGGTCTCTCAAAATGGCCAGAAACTTCTCCAAAAACTAGCCAATACGACATTCGCAGGCCTCACTGGAAATTTTGGCCTCGTCAATGGGCAGCTAGAGTCGTTAGCATTCCAGATTGTTAATATCAACGGAAATGCAGCAAGAGGGATTGGGTTTTGGACGCAAGAAAATGGGCTACTAAGAGATTTGAATTCATCCAACATAGGCAAATATTCCACTTCGAAGAGTAATCTGGGACCAATAATATGGCCAGGAGATTCAACCTCTTTTCCTAGGGGATGGGAGATTCCAACGAATGGGAAGAGGTTAAAAATCTTAGTTCCCGTAAAGGATGGTTTCAAACAATTCGTGACGGTGACTCCTGTACCCAGCACAAATACATCCAAAGTTACTGGATACTGTATTGACATCTTTCGAGCCGTGATAGAAAAATTGCCTTATGATGTGGCTTATGACCTTATTCCATTTGCCTCGCCAAATGGAAGTAGCAATGGCAGTTATGATGACATGATTAATCAAGTATATAACCAG AACTATGATGCAGTGGTGGCGGATACAACGATCATTGCGAACAGATCATCATACGTAGAATTCACCTTACCATACACCCAATCCGGTGTTTCGATGCTCGTGCCATACAAGAACAACAAGAGCAAGAATGCTTGGGTTTTCTTGAAGCCCCTCACTTGGGACCTTTGGCTAACAATAGGATGCTTCTTTGTGTTTATAGCATTGGTCGTGTGGATTCTCGAACATCAAATCAACGAAGATTTCAGGGGTCCAGCCTCGCATCAAGTTGGCACAAGCTTCTGGTTTTCATTTTCAACCATGGTCTTCGCACAAA GGGAGAGTGTATCAAGCAATCTAGCGAGATTTGTTGTGATAGTGTGGGTTTTTGTGGTACTTATACTAACGCAAAGTTATacggcaagcttgagctctcttTTGGTGGTGCAAAATCTTCAACCAACTGTGACTAATGTGGATCAGCTCCTAAAGAGTGGAGAAAAAGTGGGATACTTATACGGCTCTTTTGTTCACGGAATGCTAAAGCAAATGAAGTTTGACGATTCTAGACTTATATCTTATCAGTCTCCGGAAGAATGTGATGCGCTTCTTTCCAATGGAAGTGCAAATGGCGGGATTGCAGCAGCAATCGACGAAGTCCCCTACATTACACTTGTTCTTTCTCAATATTGCAACAAATATACTATGATCCCAACCTTTAAAACTGCTGGATTTGGCTTC GTTTTCCGTAAAGGGTCTCCGCTAGTGTCGGATATTTCAAGAGCAATCCTCAACGTAACTGAAGGGCCTGAAATGAAGGCAATCGAAAATGGGTGGCTTACACCAAAAACCAGCTGCTTGGAAACGGCTAACTCAATTTCTTCCAACAGCTTGAGTCTTGATAGTTTCTGGGGCCTATTCTTGATTGCTGGAGTTGCTGCTGTTTTAGCTCTTCTCATTTTCATGGTCATGTTCGTCAAAAGAAATTGGCATATCGTCACAAGTTCTTCAGGTTCAATGCGGGAGAAAATTGTTGCATTGGGAAGAAGATTTTACCAAAGAGACCTCAACTCCCATACTTTTAGGAAAGCTAGATTTAGAGATAGAAATATGGAAGATGGTGCCAATGAGATTGCAGCTGTTGAAATTATAGAACACACCAACTTCCCCCCGAGTCCGTCAAGCGACTCCAGCCAAATCGACGTTGTCTTAATCAATGAGCAAGGGGCACCATATACAGAGCAAGGACTTCCTAATCATGTAT
- the LOC104437180 gene encoding glutamate receptor 2.7 isoform X2, with translation MSKATTERLQSALDLIKNKQVQAIIGPQGSVQADFIIDLGNKSHVPIISFSATSPSLSSIRSPYFIRAAQNDSSQVNAISAVVQAFGWKEAVLIYVDDEFGEGVIPSLTDALEEVDTRVSYRSLIPPSATDDQILGELYKLMTMQTRVFIVHMSTTLGSRLFAKAKEIGMMNEGYVWILTNGITNRLNSMDSSVVAGSMQGVLGIKTYVPDTQNLDNFTVKFQKDNPSVLNPKLNIFGYWAYDAAWALAMAIEEMGAANFTFQALNASTNATDLDTIGVSQNGQKLLQKLANTTFAGLTGNFGLVNGQLESLAFQIVNINGNAARGIGFWTQENGLLRDLNSSNIGKYSTSKSNLGPIIWPGDSTSFPRGWEIPTNGKRLKILVPVKDGFKQFVTVTPVPSTNTSKVTGYCIDIFRAVIEKLPYDVAYDLIPFASPNGSSNGSYDDMINQVYNQNYDAVVADTTIIANRSSYVEFTLPYTQSGVSMLVPYKNNKSKNAWVFLKPLTWDLWLTIGCFFVFIALVVWILEHQINEDFRGPASHQVGTSFWFSFSTMVFAQRESVSSNLARFVVIVWVFVVLILTQSYTASLSSLLVVQNLQPTVTNVDQLLKSGEKVGYLYGSFVHGMLKQMKFDDSRLISYQSPEECDALLSNGSANGGIAAAIDEVPYITLVLSQYCNKYTMIPTFKTAGFGFVFRKGSPLVSDISRAILNVTEGPEMKAIENGWLTPKTSCLETANSISSNSLSLDSFWGLFLIAGVAAVLALLIFMVMFVKRNWHIVTSSSGSMREKIVALGRRFYQRDLNSHTFRKARFRDRNMEDGANEIAAVEIIEHTNFPPSPSSDSSQIDVVLINEQGAPYTEQGLPNHVFEGCPELAINTEPTNVNKEM, from the exons ATGTCAAAGGCAACAACTGAACGCCTTCAATCag CACTTGATTTGATAAAGAATAAGCAAGTCCAAGCCATAATAGGCCCTCAAGGTTCAGTACAAGCAGACTTCATCATTGACCTTGGAAACAAATCTCATGTGCCCATCATCTCTTTTTCCGCTACTAGTCCGTCCCTCAGTTCGATTCGGAGTCCATACTTCATTCGAGCCGCACAAAATGACTCGTCCCAAGTGAATGCCATAAGCGCGGTCGTGCAAGCCTTTGGCTGGAAAGAAGCTGTCCTCATATATGTGGACGACGAGTTCGGAGAAGGCGTCATACCTTCTCTTACTGATGCTTTGGAAGAAGTCGACACGCGAGTGTCCTATAGGAGCCTCATACCTCCTTCGGCCACGGACGATCAAATCCTAGGAGAACTCTACAAGTTAATGACGATGCAAACGAGGGTCTTCATCGTGCACATGTCAACTACCCTTGGTTCTCGACTATTTGCCAAAGCAAAAGAGATAGGAATGATGAACGAAGGTTATGTGTGGATCTTGACTAATGGAATTACTAACCGATTGAATTCGATGGATTCGTCTGTTGTCGCCGGTTCGATGCAAGGAGTACTGGGCATCAAGACTTATGTCCCGGACACGCAAAACCTAGACAACTTTACGGTGAAATTCCAAAAAGACAACCCATCCGTCCTTAATCCTAAGCTGAACATTTTCGGATACTGGGCTTATGATGCTGCTTGGGCTCTGGCAATGGCTATCGAGGAAATGGGTGCTGCAAATTTTACCTTCCAAGCGTTAAACGCTTCGACAAATGCGACGGATCTTGACACTATTGGGGTCTCTCAAAATGGCCAGAAACTTCTCCAAAAACTAGCCAATACGACATTCGCAGGCCTCACTGGAAATTTTGGCCTCGTCAATGGGCAGCTAGAGTCGTTAGCATTCCAGATTGTTAATATCAACGGAAATGCAGCAAGAGGGATTGGGTTTTGGACGCAAGAAAATGGGCTACTAAGAGATTTGAATTCATCCAACATAGGCAAATATTCCACTTCGAAGAGTAATCTGGGACCAATAATATGGCCAGGAGATTCAACCTCTTTTCCTAGGGGATGGGAGATTCCAACGAATGGGAAGAGGTTAAAAATCTTAGTTCCCGTAAAGGATGGTTTCAAACAATTCGTGACGGTGACTCCTGTACCCAGCACAAATACATCCAAAGTTACTGGATACTGTATTGACATCTTTCGAGCCGTGATAGAAAAATTGCCTTATGATGTGGCTTATGACCTTATTCCATTTGCCTCGCCAAATGGAAGTAGCAATGGCAGTTATGATGACATGATTAATCAAGTATATAACCAG AACTATGATGCAGTGGTGGCGGATACAACGATCATTGCGAACAGATCATCATACGTAGAATTCACCTTACCATACACCCAATCCGGTGTTTCGATGCTCGTGCCATACAAGAACAACAAGAGCAAGAATGCTTGGGTTTTCTTGAAGCCCCTCACTTGGGACCTTTGGCTAACAATAGGATGCTTCTTTGTGTTTATAGCATTGGTCGTGTGGATTCTCGAACATCAAATCAACGAAGATTTCAGGGGTCCAGCCTCGCATCAAGTTGGCACAAGCTTCTGGTTTTCATTTTCAACCATGGTCTTCGCACAAA GGGAGAGTGTATCAAGCAATCTAGCGAGATTTGTTGTGATAGTGTGGGTTTTTGTGGTACTTATACTAACGCAAAGTTATacggcaagcttgagctctcttTTGGTGGTGCAAAATCTTCAACCAACTGTGACTAATGTGGATCAGCTCCTAAAGAGTGGAGAAAAAGTGGGATACTTATACGGCTCTTTTGTTCACGGAATGCTAAAGCAAATGAAGTTTGACGATTCTAGACTTATATCTTATCAGTCTCCGGAAGAATGTGATGCGCTTCTTTCCAATGGAAGTGCAAATGGCGGGATTGCAGCAGCAATCGACGAAGTCCCCTACATTACACTTGTTCTTTCTCAATATTGCAACAAATATACTATGATCCCAACCTTTAAAACTGCTGGATTTGGCTTC GTTTTCCGTAAAGGGTCTCCGCTAGTGTCGGATATTTCAAGAGCAATCCTCAACGTAACTGAAGGGCCTGAAATGAAGGCAATCGAAAATGGGTGGCTTACACCAAAAACCAGCTGCTTGGAAACGGCTAACTCAATTTCTTCCAACAGCTTGAGTCTTGATAGTTTCTGGGGCCTATTCTTGATTGCTGGAGTTGCTGCTGTTTTAGCTCTTCTCATTTTCATGGTCATGTTCGTCAAAAGAAATTGGCATATCGTCACAAGTTCTTCAGGTTCAATGCGGGAGAAAATTGTTGCATTGGGAAGAAGATTTTACCAAAGAGACCTCAACTCCCATACTTTTAGGAAAGCTAGATTTAGAGATAGAAATATGGAAGATGGTGCCAATGAGATTGCAGCTGTTGAAATTATAGAACACACCAACTTCCCCCCGAGTCCGTCAAGCGACTCCAGCCAAATCGACGTTGTCTTAATCAATGAGCAAGGGGCACCATATACAGAGCAAGGACTTCCTAATCATGTAT